One part of the Rutidosis leptorrhynchoides isolate AG116_Rl617_1_P2 chromosome 1, CSIRO_AGI_Rlap_v1, whole genome shotgun sequence genome encodes these proteins:
- the LOC139852194 gene encoding uncharacterized protein produces the protein MSVKSDFSLAIRGNWCGSGNESIIVNVYGPHKDVDTRLMRESLEKLMCCVDTAWVLCGDFNEVREEEDRMNCTFHHARANCFNDCISRNRLIKIPITGKKFTRISDDGLKFSKLDRFIVLDKLISLWKDLSVIPLDRRTSDHCPIILRDKVIDLGPKHFKVFDEWFNKKGVDKIIQEAWSNDVRGNRKDCRFRHKLKNVTFALKNWNKTMFGNLESEISELKRKVDEWESKDETGLLMMMSEKFG, from the exons ATGTCAG TTAAAAGTGATTTCTCCCTAGCTATTCGTGGAAATTGGTGTGGTTCAGGAAATGAATCTATTATTGTAAACGTATATGGTCCGCATAAAGATGTGGACACAAGATTGATGAGGGAATCCCTTGAGAAACTAATGTGTTGTGTAGATACGGCATGGGTTTTGTGTGGAGATTTCAACGAGGTAAGAGAAGAAGAGGATAGAATGAATTGTACCTTCCATCATGCCCGTGCAAACTGTTTCAATGACTGCATCTCGAGAAATAGGCTTATTAAAATTCCAATAACCGGTAAAAAATTTACCCGCATAAGTGATGATGGATTAAAGTTTAGTAAGCTAGATCGCTTTATCGTTTTGGATAAATTAATTAGTCTTTGGAAAGATTTATCGGTTATTCCTCTTGATAGACGCACTTCAGATCATTGTCCTATTATTCTCCGAGACAAAGTGATTGATTTGGGCCCTAAGCATTTCAAGGTGTTTGATGAGTGGTTTAATAAGAAAGGGGTCGACAAGATTATTCAAGAGGCGTGGTCAAACGATGTTCGGGGAAATAGAAAGGATTGTAGATTTAGACACAAGCTTAAAAACGTGACATTCGCATTAAAGAATTGGAATAAAACAATGTTTGGTAATCTTGAAAGTGAAATTAGTGAGCTAAAAAGGAAAGTTGACGAATGGGAAAGTAAGGATGAAACAGGACTCTTAATGATGATGAGCGAAAAATTTGGTTAG